A stretch of the Candidatus Jettenia sp. AMX2 genome encodes the following:
- a CDS encoding DUF86 domain-containing protein has translation MINIGEALKHIDKLTDAKLLENYPEIDWKKAKGLRDIITHHYFDIDAETVFTVCKNHVPAMKEVIIKIVNDLKR, from the coding sequence TTGATCAATATTGGCGAGGCGCTGAAGCATATAGACAAACTAACAGATGCTAAGCTTCTTGAAAATTATCCTGAAATTGACTGGAAGAAGGCAAAGGGGTTGAGGGATATCATAACGCATCACTACTTTGATATTGATGCCGAGACGGTATTTACTGTATGTAAAAACCATGTTCCTGCGATGAAAGAGGTTATCATCAAGATTGTGAATGACCTGAAGAGGTGA
- a CDS encoding MarR family EPS-associated transcriptional regulator yields the protein MSTLRNSEARKTTKIRVLRDISKNPHISQREIASRNEISLGKANYIIKSLIEKGHVKLHNFKESKNKKGYMYLLTPKGIKAKAILTADYLKRKMKEYERLRRELNELKQELNKPDY from the coding sequence ATGAGCACCTTGAGAAACAGCGAAGCCAGAAAAACAACAAAAATCCGGGTATTAAGGGATATCTCAAAAAATCCCCATATATCACAAAGGGAAATAGCATCGAGAAACGAAATCAGTCTTGGCAAGGCAAACTATATCATAAAATCGCTGATAGAAAAAGGACACGTAAAGCTCCACAACTTCAAGGAATCAAAAAACAAGAAGGGGTACATGTACCTGTTAACCCCGAAGGGGATAAAGGCGAAGGCGATATTAACAGCAGACTATCTCAAAAGAAAAATGAAAGAATACGAGAGACTCCGGAGAGAACTGAACGAACTAAAACAAGAACTCAACAAACCAGATTATTAA
- a CDS encoding UDP binding domain-containing protein: protein MKALNERGKSVKGSKILILGLSYKKDVDDMRESPSLKIFVERYTSNYL from the coding sequence ATGAAGGCCCTGAATGAGAGGGGGAAAAGTGTAAAGGGTTCAAAAATCTTAATCCTCGGACTTTCTTATAAAAAAGACGTGGACGATATGAGAGAATCCCCCTCGCTTAAAATATTTGTAGAACGATACACTAGTAATTACTTATAA
- a CDS encoding type II toxin-antitoxin system HicB family antitoxin, which translates to MSYRNPEGIQHTIKTVIRKGEEHYVTECLEIAVVTQGKTLDETIANLKEAVALHLEGEELSEFGLAPNPTLLITMELEPVVNVS; encoded by the coding sequence ATGAGTTATAGAAATCCAGAAGGAATTCAGCATACCATTAAGACTGTTATTAGAAAGGGAGAAGAACACTATGTTACCGAGTGTTTAGAGATTGCCGTTGTTACTCAAGGGAAGACCCTGGACGAAACAATCGCTAATCTCAAAGAGGCAGTAGCTCTTCATTTAGAAGGTGAGGAATTGTCTGAATTTGGTTTGGCTCCTAATCCAACCTTGCTGATAACCATGGAATTGGAACCTGTTGTAAATGTCTCCTAA
- a CDS encoding type II toxin-antitoxin system HicB family antitoxin: MKIMVVVEKGHDGYFVAYCPALKSCWSQGKTKEEALKNIQEAIELYLEPDETLQGNNHREVYELVL, from the coding sequence ATGAAGATAATGGTTGTTGTGGAAAAAGGTCATGATGGTTATTTTGTTGCATATTGTCCAGCGTTAAAAAGTTGTTGGTCACAAGGAAAAACAAAAGAGGAAGCATTAAAAAACATACAGGAAGCGATTGAGCTGTATTTAGAGCCAGACGAAACACTTCAGGGAAACAATCATAGGGAAGTATATGAACTAGTGTTATGA
- a CDS encoding type II toxin-antitoxin system HicA family toxin has product MKFPLLSGKQVLAALNRLGFIEIHRKGSHVKMKHPDGRKIVFPYHAEVDRYTLKGALNDAEINVKEFLENVY; this is encoded by the coding sequence ATGAAATTTCCACTACTTTCCGGAAAGCAAGTACTAGCTGCTTTAAACCGTCTGGGTTTTATAGAAATTCATAGAAAGGGCAGTCATGTTAAAATGAAACATCCCGATGGAAGGAAAATTGTTTTTCCTTATCATGCCGAAGTTGATCGTTATACATTAAAGGGAGCTTTAAATGATGCTGAGATTAACGTGAAAGAGTTTTTAGAAAATGTATACTAG
- a CDS encoding type II toxin-antitoxin system VapC family toxin, translating into MVVKRRQDMNLFFDTSALVKYFHEEEGTELVTRLINSEENEVWVLDLFRLEFISALYRRFRNKEINEMVLSEAIIGFEETITCFNIEPMGRTIIQEAEVLVKEYCKYPL; encoded by the coding sequence ATGGTTGTTAAGAGAAGACAGGATATGAATCTATTTTTCGATACATCGGCACTTGTGAAGTATTTCCATGAAGAGGAGGGTACAGAATTAGTCACGAGACTGATAAATTCTGAAGAAAATGAGGTTTGGGTATTGGATCTATTTCGATTGGAATTCATTAGCGCTCTTTATAGAAGATTTAGAAATAAAGAAATAAATGAAATGGTATTAAGTGAAGCAATTATAGGTTTTGAGGAAACAATTACTTGTTTCAACATTGAACCGATGGGACGAACAATCATACAAGAAGCGGAAGTCCTGGTAAAAGAATATTGTAAGTACCCCTTATAA